A single Opisthocomus hoazin isolate bOpiHoa1 chromosome 1, bOpiHoa1.hap1, whole genome shotgun sequence DNA region contains:
- the QTRT2 gene encoding queuine tRNA-ribosyltransferase accessory subunit 2, with the protein MKVRLCGAGGARLGTLAGLGRSGAAALALPGCLLYTRTGSAPHLTHDTLQAVRGVPAVAQLPLPALAEIHDVLEEYKEGAAKFIGMPDTVLYCSLHDPVTPRPSGYNTNKTVSLWGNSGRMEISASKFMDIQRAIQPDWFQCISDGDTISGEVGRKRAKKSVDRSLSFLDVCLQLLEKSPELQGSIMFGAIEGGDVLEERLRSARETAKRPVGGFLLDGFQGSAMAKETKLKLIASVTAELPEDKPRIIHGVGKPDEVLECIERGVDIFESCFPFQVTERGCALVFSYDCNSDPEATVLKQNGPQDLEKNGAEEDQDEISKADPEMTPFEICLKDKRYQEDFGPLLEGCTCYCCQRHTRAYVHHLLVTNELLAGVLLMMHNFQHYFSFFSTIRDALRDNKLDQLKKVVFRQALQGPANMKPGQ; encoded by the exons atgaaggtgaggctgtgcggggcgggcggcgcgcggCTGGGGACgctggcggggctgggccgcAGCGGGGCCGCCGCCCTGGCGCTGCCCGGCTGCCTGCTCTACACGCGCACCGGCTCGGCGCCCCACCTCACCCACGACACCCTGCAGGCCGTCCGCGGCGTCCCCGCCGTGGCCCAGCTCCCGCTGCCCGCCCT GGCAGAAATTCATGATGTCCTGGAAGAGTATAAAGAAGGAGCTGCAAAATTCATAG GTATGCCAGACACGGTCCTCTACTGCTCCCTGCATGACCCGGTCACTCCCCGTCCATCTGGCTACAACACTAACAAG ACAGTGTCCCTGTGGGGAAACTCAGGGCGCATGGAAATATCAGCCTCCAAGTTCATGGACATACAGCGGGCCATCCAGCCAGACTGGTTCCAATGCATCTCTGATGGAGACACCATTTCTGGTGAAGTTGGTAGAAAAAGGGCCAAGAAGTCTGTGGATAGGTCGCTTTCCTTCCTGGATGTATGCCTTCAGCTGCTAGAAAAATCACCG GAACTACAAGGAAGCATAATGTTTGGGGCAATTGAAGGTGGAGATGTCTTGGAAGAGAGGCTCAGATCAGCCAGGGAGACTGCCAAGCGACCTGTGGGTGGCTTTCTGCTAGATGGCTTCCAGGGATCTGCCATGGCCAAGGAGACCAAGTTGAAACTGATAGCTTCTgtcacagcagagctgccagaggatAAACCAAG AATCATCCATGGTGTAGGCAAACCAGATGAGGTGCTTGAGTGCATTGAAAGAGGAGTGGACATTTTTGAGAGCTGCTTTCCCTTCCAAGTGACAGAGCGAGGCTGTGCCTTGGTTTTCAGTTATGACTGCAATTCAGATCCTGAGGCAACAG ttttaaaacaaaatgggcCCCAAGACCTGGAGAAGAATGGTGCTGAAGAGGACCAGGATGAAATCTCCAAAGCTGACCCAGAAATGACACCATTTGAGATATGTCTGAAGGACAAAAG ATACCAAGAAGATTTTGGTCCTTTGCTGGAAGGATGCACCTGTTACTGTTGTCAGAGGCATACTCGTGCCTATGTCCATCACCTCCTCGTGACGAATGAGCTGTTGGCCGGTGTCCTGCTCATGATGCACAACTTCCAGCACTACTTCAGTTTCTTCAGCACCATACGGGATGCCTTAAGAGATAATAAACTGGATCAGCTGAAGAAGGTTGTCTTCAGGCAGGCGCTTCAAGGCCCAGCAAATATGAAGCCAGGCCAGTGA